From Streptomyces sp. 6-11-2, one genomic window encodes:
- the idi gene encoding isopentenyl-diphosphate Delta-isomerase translates to MPTTPATAKHSSSNGAADAILLELVDEDGVTIGTAEKLSAHQPPGRLHRAFSVFLFDNRGRLLLQQRALGKYHSPGVWSNSCCGHPYPGEAPMAAAARRTHEELGISPSLLAEAGTVRYHHPDPDSGLVEQEYNHLFVGLVQSPLRPDPEEVGATAFVTPAELAERHARDTFSVWFPTVLDAARPAIRELTGPAGW, encoded by the coding sequence ATGCCGACCACACCTGCCACCGCGAAGCACAGCTCGTCGAACGGCGCCGCGGACGCGATCTTGCTGGAACTGGTCGACGAGGACGGCGTGACGATCGGCACCGCGGAGAAGCTCTCCGCCCACCAGCCACCGGGACGCCTGCACCGCGCCTTCTCCGTATTCCTGTTCGACAACCGCGGCCGGCTGCTGCTCCAGCAGCGGGCGCTGGGCAAGTACCACTCCCCCGGAGTGTGGTCCAACAGCTGCTGCGGCCACCCCTACCCCGGTGAGGCGCCCATGGCGGCGGCGGCCCGGCGTACGCACGAGGAGCTGGGGATCTCCCCGTCGCTGCTCGCCGAGGCGGGCACGGTCCGCTACCACCACCCGGACCCGGACTCGGGCCTGGTGGAGCAGGAGTACAACCACCTCTTCGTCGGCCTGGTGCAGTCCCCGCTGCGGCCCGACCCGGAGGAGGTCGGCGCCACGGCGTTCGTGACGCCCGCCGAGCTGGCGGAGCGGCACGCGCGGGACACCTTCTCCGTCTGGTTCCCGACCGTGCTGGACGCGGCCCGTCCCGCGATCAGGGAACTGACGGGGCCCGCCGGCTGGTGA
- a CDS encoding enoyl-CoA hydratase/isomerase family protein → MEPQLLHDVTDAVATVVVHHPAKRNAMTAAMWRALPPLLDGLAADPDVRALVLTGSGATFCAGADISTLRGSPREAQRLAGRAEEALAAFPKPTLAAVRGYCVGGGAQLAAACDLRFAEAGALFGVTPAKLGIVYPASSTRRLVSLVGPATAKYLLFSGELIDAERALRTGLVDEVLPEGELAKRITEFTRILTARSQLTQAAAKEFADGRTDRDAHWAEQAHASDDTAEGVTAFLERRTPRFTWSVG, encoded by the coding sequence ATGGAGCCGCAGTTGCTGCACGACGTCACCGACGCGGTGGCCACCGTCGTGGTCCACCACCCGGCCAAGCGCAACGCGATGACCGCCGCGATGTGGCGGGCGCTGCCACCGCTCCTGGACGGCCTCGCGGCCGATCCGGACGTCCGGGCGCTGGTGCTGACGGGGTCGGGCGCGACGTTCTGCGCCGGCGCCGACATCTCCACGCTGCGCGGCTCCCCGCGGGAGGCGCAGCGCCTGGCGGGGCGGGCCGAGGAGGCGCTCGCCGCGTTCCCCAAGCCGACGCTGGCGGCGGTGCGCGGGTACTGCGTGGGCGGTGGCGCCCAGCTCGCGGCGGCCTGCGACCTGCGGTTCGCCGAGGCGGGCGCGCTGTTCGGGGTGACGCCGGCCAAGCTGGGCATCGTCTACCCCGCCTCCTCCACCCGCCGTCTGGTCTCCCTGGTGGGCCCGGCGACCGCCAAGTACCTGCTCTTCTCGGGCGAGTTGATCGACGCGGAGCGCGCGCTGCGCACCGGCCTGGTCGACGAGGTGCTGCCCGAGGGCGAACTCGCCAAGCGGATCACGGAGTTCACCAGGATCCTCACCGCGCGCTCGCAGCTGACGCAGGCCGCGGCGAAGGAGTTCGCGGACGGCCGCACGGACCGCGACGCCCACTGGGCCGAGCAGGCACACGCGAGCGACGACACCGCGGAGGGGGTCACCGCGTTCCTGGAACGCCGGACCCCCCGGTTCACCTGGAGCGTGGGGTAG
- a CDS encoding ATP-binding protein: protein MDNHGRGYGSRPEGGAGAPLHDVPPDPLPYEGVWRFTAPAVDASVPQARHAVRDLLLRQGVPVSDDLVHGLLLIVSELVTNAVRHAALLSPMLAVEVAVGAEWVRVSVEDNHPYRPTALETDHGRTGGRGLLLVREIAREAGGVCDVEHTASGGKVIWAALPLKPAHQLEQHP from the coding sequence ATGGACAACCACGGGCGCGGGTACGGCTCACGCCCGGAGGGCGGCGCGGGGGCACCCCTCCATGACGTACCCCCGGATCCGCTGCCGTACGAGGGAGTCTGGCGGTTCACCGCGCCCGCCGTCGACGCCTCGGTCCCGCAGGCCCGGCACGCGGTCCGGGACCTGCTGCTGCGCCAGGGCGTCCCGGTCTCGGACGACCTGGTCCACGGGCTGCTGCTGATCGTGTCCGAGCTGGTCACGAACGCCGTACGGCACGCGGCGCTGCTGTCGCCGATGCTCGCCGTGGAGGTCGCGGTCGGCGCCGAGTGGGTGCGGGTGTCCGTGGAGGACAACCACCCCTACCGCCCGACCGCCCTGGAGACCGACCACGGGCGGACCGGCGGGCGCGGGCTGCTCCTGGTCCGTGAGATCGCGCGGGAGGCCGGCGGGGTCTGCGACGTCGAGCACACCGCGAGCGGCGGCAAGGTGATCTGGGCCGCCCTGCCGCTCAAACCCGCGCACCAGCTGGAACAGCACCCCTGA
- a CDS encoding HdeD family acid-resistance protein, which yields MARFTKPRSETARMRRGFGWLAGLGVLLVVAGLVGLVYTAAVTLTSMLLFGWLLLIGGLVGLLHAVQARGSNFFWLGVIVAALNIAAGVVVIGHPHATAAALTMFAALLFLTGGLFRVVGSVVVRGPQFGWTLLLGAFYLLLGVMVLASWPSSSQYVIGAFFSLALLFDGLGLIATGFGGRRIVGMVSDRTA from the coding sequence ATGGCCAGGTTCACCAAGCCCCGCAGCGAGACGGCGAGGATGCGCCGCGGTTTCGGCTGGCTCGCCGGACTCGGGGTGCTTCTGGTGGTCGCCGGACTCGTAGGGCTCGTCTACACGGCCGCCGTGACGCTCACCTCCATGCTGCTGTTCGGCTGGCTGCTGCTGATCGGCGGGCTGGTCGGGCTGCTGCACGCGGTCCAGGCGCGCGGCTCGAACTTCTTCTGGCTCGGTGTCATCGTGGCCGCCCTGAACATCGCGGCGGGCGTGGTGGTCATCGGCCATCCGCACGCGACCGCCGCCGCGCTCACCATGTTCGCGGCCCTGCTGTTCCTGACCGGCGGCCTGTTCCGGGTGGTCGGCAGCGTCGTGGTGCGCGGCCCCCAGTTCGGCTGGACGCTGCTGCTGGGCGCCTTCTACCTGCTGCTGGGCGTCATGGTGCTGGCCTCCTGGCCGAGCAGCAGCCAGTACGTCATCGGCGCGTTCTTCTCCCTCGCCCTCCTCTTCGACGGCCTCGGCCTGATCGCGACCGGCTTCGGCGGCCGCCGCATCGTCGGCATGGTCTCCGACCGGACGGCCTAG
- a CDS encoding GlxA family transcriptional regulator, whose protein sequence is MAQRTVLVVLFDGVQSLDVTGPVEVFAGADRHAPGAYRIHTASLDGGPVRSSSGLTLVPDSPLAEAPAPHTLLVPGGEGTRRPDPRLVDWVRARGPGAARLVSVCTGAILLAEAGLLDGRRATTHWAYCAKLARDHPAVDVHADPVYVRDGDVATSAGVTCGIDLTLALVEEDLGRDVALSVARHLVVFLRRPGNQAQFSAQLAAQTARREPLRDVQQWITEHPADDLSVEALAARARLSPRHFARAFRAETGTTPGRYVDRVRLEHARRLLEDTADGVEEISRASGYGTPEAMRRAFVKALGAAPAEYRRRFRPAPATT, encoded by the coding sequence ATGGCGCAGCGAACCGTTCTCGTCGTTCTCTTCGACGGCGTCCAGAGCCTCGACGTCACCGGCCCCGTGGAGGTCTTCGCCGGTGCCGACCGGCACGCACCAGGGGCGTACCGCATCCACACGGCCTCCCTGGACGGCGGTCCCGTACGCAGCTCCAGCGGCCTGACCCTGGTACCGGACTCGCCGCTCGCCGAGGCGCCCGCGCCGCACACGCTGCTCGTGCCCGGCGGGGAGGGCACCCGCCGGCCGGACCCGCGGCTGGTCGACTGGGTCCGCGCGCGCGGGCCGGGTGCCGCGCGCCTGGTCTCGGTGTGCACCGGTGCGATCCTGCTGGCCGAGGCGGGTCTGCTGGACGGCCGCCGGGCCACGACCCACTGGGCGTACTGCGCCAAGCTCGCCCGCGACCACCCCGCCGTCGACGTCCACGCCGACCCGGTCTACGTGCGCGACGGGGACGTCGCGACCTCGGCCGGCGTGACCTGCGGCATCGACCTGACCCTCGCGCTCGTCGAGGAGGACCTCGGCCGCGACGTCGCGCTGAGCGTCGCCCGCCACCTGGTGGTCTTCCTGCGCCGGCCCGGCAACCAGGCCCAGTTCAGCGCCCAGCTCGCCGCGCAGACGGCCCGGCGCGAGCCCCTGCGGGACGTACAGCAGTGGATCACCGAGCATCCGGCGGACGACCTGTCCGTCGAGGCGCTCGCCGCCCGTGCCCGCCTCTCGCCGCGCCACTTCGCCCGCGCGTTCCGGGCGGAGACCGGCACGACCCCCGGCCGCTACGTCGACCGGGTCCGCCTCGAACACGCCCGCCGGCTCCTGGAGGACACCGCCGACGGCGTCGAGGAGATCTCCCGCGCCAGCGGCTACGGCACACCGGAGGCCATGCGGCGCGCGTTCGTCAAGGCGCTGGGCGCCGCCCCGGCCGAGTACCGGAGGCGGTTCCGCCCCGCTCCCGCCACCACCTGA
- a CDS encoding cation diffusion facilitator family transporter, with the protein MGAGHDHGHTHGVGAGGTAGAAHRGTLRIALSITLTVMVVEIVGGMLADSLALVADAAHMATDALGLGMALLAIHFANRPPSRNRTFGFARAEILAALANCLLLLGVGSYVLYEAIQRFLTPTPTHGGLMIVFGGIGLVANSISLMLLMRGQKESLNVRGAFLEVAADALGSVAVMLSATVILLTGWQAADPVASLLIGLLIVPRTFRLLRETLDVLLEAAPKNVDMEEVREHILALDGVEDVHDLHAWTITSGLPVLSAHVVVRSDALSATGHEKLLHELQGCLGDHFDVEHCTFQLEPSGHAEHEARLCH; encoded by the coding sequence ATGGGGGCCGGTCACGACCACGGGCACACGCACGGCGTAGGAGCAGGCGGCACGGCGGGCGCAGCGCACCGCGGCACGCTGCGCATCGCGCTGTCGATCACGCTCACCGTGATGGTGGTGGAGATCGTCGGCGGCATGCTCGCCGACTCGCTGGCGCTGGTCGCTGACGCCGCCCACATGGCCACCGACGCCCTCGGTCTCGGTATGGCGCTGCTGGCCATCCACTTCGCCAACCGCCCGCCGAGCCGGAACCGCACCTTCGGCTTCGCCCGCGCGGAGATCCTCGCCGCGCTCGCCAACTGCCTGCTCCTGCTCGGCGTCGGCAGCTATGTGCTCTACGAGGCGATCCAGCGGTTCCTCACCCCGACTCCCACCCATGGCGGGCTGATGATCGTGTTCGGCGGGATCGGCCTGGTGGCGAACTCGATCTCCCTCATGCTCCTGATGCGCGGCCAGAAGGAGAGCCTGAACGTGCGCGGTGCCTTCCTGGAGGTGGCCGCGGACGCGCTCGGCTCGGTGGCCGTCATGCTCTCGGCGACGGTGATCCTGCTCACCGGCTGGCAGGCCGCCGACCCCGTCGCCTCCCTCCTCATCGGCCTGCTGATCGTGCCGCGCACCTTCCGGCTGCTGCGCGAGACGCTCGACGTGCTGCTGGAGGCTGCCCCGAAGAACGTCGACATGGAGGAGGTGCGGGAGCACATCCTGGCACTGGACGGCGTGGAGGACGTGCACGACCTGCACGCCTGGACGATCACCTCGGGTCTGCCGGTGCTCTCCGCGCACGTGGTCGTCCGGTCCGACGCGCTCAGCGCCACCGGCCACGAGAAGCTGCTGCACGAGCTCCAGGGCTGCCTCGGGGACCACTTCGACGTGGAGCACTGCACCTTCCAGCTCGAGCCGAGCGGGCACGCGGAGCACGAGGCCCGGCTGTGCCACTGA
- a CDS encoding DJ-1/PfpI family protein has product MQIAIVLFDRFTALDAVGPYETLGRLPGARTVFVAERTGPVRTETGHLALTADRTLDEVTDPGIVVVPGGPGQSAQMENETLLDWLRTADATSTWTTSVCTGSLLLAAAGLLDGRRATSHWLALDQLRRFGAEPTGERVVFDGKYVTAAGVSSGIDMGLTLLGRIAGDEHAQAVQLLTEYDPQPPYDAGSPEKAPAHLVEEFRANSRFTLT; this is encoded by the coding sequence GTGCAGATCGCCATCGTCCTCTTCGACCGCTTCACCGCCCTGGACGCCGTGGGCCCGTACGAGACCCTCGGCAGGCTTCCCGGCGCGCGGACCGTCTTCGTTGCCGAACGGACCGGACCCGTCCGCACCGAGACCGGGCACCTCGCGCTCACCGCCGACCGGACCCTGGACGAGGTCACGGACCCCGGCATCGTCGTCGTCCCGGGCGGCCCCGGCCAGTCGGCTCAGATGGAGAACGAGACCCTGCTGGACTGGCTGCGCACCGCCGACGCCACCAGCACCTGGACCACCTCCGTGTGCACCGGCTCGCTGCTGCTCGCCGCCGCCGGGCTCCTGGACGGCCGCCGCGCCACCTCGCACTGGCTGGCCCTCGACCAGCTGAGGCGCTTCGGCGCCGAGCCCACGGGGGAGCGGGTCGTCTTCGACGGCAAGTACGTCACGGCCGCCGGCGTCTCCTCGGGCATCGACATGGGCCTGACGCTGCTCGGCCGGATCGCCGGCGACGAACACGCCCAGGCCGTCCAACTGCTGACCGAGTACGACCCGCAGCCGCCCTACGACGCCGGATCCCCGGAGAAGGCGCCCGCGCACCTCGTCGAGGAGTTCCGCGCCAACAGCCGCTTCACGCTGACCTAG